In Papaver somniferum cultivar HN1 chromosome 1, ASM357369v1, whole genome shotgun sequence, a genomic segment contains:
- the LOC113286871 gene encoding late secretory pathway protein AVL9-like encodes MSPKQARVKHPTSRKFPSVDNPGIVEAIRNKTKKTSLRPRREGGQNLNASHRRGSGSKSKAIHNNEPPPQAEQPTQEESDSDTPTEEGGGDREVAEEESGDEEVNEEETGGKDGDGQETEDEDDGEESGDEDDGEERPQGCHSSYEARNVMGYDEELSTTSNRINHQRS; translated from the exons atgtcgCCGAAACAAGCAAGAGTGAAGCATCCTACTAGCAGGAAATTTCCTAGTGTGGATAATCCCGGAATTGTTGAAGCAATTCGAAATAAAACGAAAAAAACG AGTTTGAGACCTCGTCGAGAGGGTGGTCAAAATTTAAATGCTTCTCACCGAAGGGGCTCGGGGAGTAAATCCAAAGCGATCCACAACAATGAaccaccacctcaagcggagcaaccaacacaagaagaatctgATTCCGATACACCTACTGAAGAAGGAGGCGGTGATAGAGAAGTtgctgaagaagaaagtggtgatGAGGAAGTTAATGAAGAAGAAACTGGTGGCAAGGATGGTGATGGACAAGAAActgaggatgaggatgatggagaagaaagtggGGATGAGgatgatggagaagaaa ggcCACAGGGATGCCATTCATCGTATGAAGCCAGGAATGTCATGGGCTATGATGAAGAGTTGTCCACTACAAGCAATAGAATCAACCATCAGAGAAGTTGA